From the genome of uncultured Cohaesibacter sp., one region includes:
- a CDS encoding hydantoinase B/oxoprolinase family protein, translating to MTQTTENLRVGIDIGGTFTDFILFDENETAIRLHKCLTTPDDPSRGALEGLSELMKAAETKASAISEIVHGTTLVTNAVIERKGAKVGMITTKGFRDILEIGTEQRYDIYDLRLAFPTPLVERQLRLEVEERVSAAGNAVIALDESAVVGLAKELKDKGCEAIAICFMHSYSNPDHEKRARDIIHETFPDLFVSISSEVVAEISEYQRFVTTCANAYVQPLMDRYLQRLESELATQDYNGVIRLMHSGGGLVSLETARAFPIRLLESGPAGGALATAWFGQNAGLDNVISFDMGGTTAKACMIEDGKVDIASYLEAGRTHRFKNGSGLPIKAPVVDMIEIGAGGGSIASIDEVGLMQVGPHSASSYPGPACYGNGGDKPTVTDASVVLGYYDPSFFLGGRMTLDLEAGQKAMESIAKPLGLSTVEAAWGIHQVVGENMANAARIHLVEKGKDPRAYSMIGFGGAGPAFAARVAHILGIGEVIIPPASGAASAFGFLTAPLAFDLVRSYPLVLSKDASIAELESVCEALAEAGRSELRSTGIDADSIEIERTADMRLVGQLHEINVPLPSGKLDDASYDAIKAAFEEVYTARYTRVPQDARLEILSVRIRAKGQDPELTLRQAGAGSQGGAALKGKRQAYFGDGWVEASVYDRYAMPAGFTLVGPAIIEERESTTLVPPGDSVAIDETGNIRIKIASATEAKTLVDDNMSMEEAVERITANPIALEVMWSRLVNVAEEMWSTVCRTAFSLIISESQDFGCAILDANGETLAHSARVMPVFNLTLPMAVKAIIKRYPVETMKPGDVYITNDPWLCAGHLYDLAIVTPVFHHGHVIALLGTVGHVGDIGGSRDGLSVTELYEEGLQIPAMKLVIEGQENEDLFRLMADNIRDSDQVLGDVRSFISANETGSKRMLSFVEEYGMHDLKAFSSVVQDLSEKAMRQTISQLKDGTYHSEISNNPMGEEMKFPLKITVAGDEIAIDFYDTPAQTTKGGINCTLSYTTAHATYPLKCMLTPNVRGNAGCYRPFTVTAPKGSILNCEKPAPVSQRTRTGWYLAPNVFLAMAEAAPETVQSFSALPSLLSFYGKSDEGRLFYELLLLGGGQGASANQDGKSSLLWPTSAATSSLEMLETRSPIIVWEKALVCDSAGAGQFRGGLGVRVSVSQLNDEGRPITAIVQPEGVGIPVAGLFGGLSGEASHGVIKSRTSGSVEHDCGTGEVLDLVGSDMVIELQLAGGSGFGDPLKRDPDMIREDITQGYVSPLAAKKLYGFNQN from the coding sequence ATGACCCAGACAACAGAAAATCTTCGTGTCGGTATCGATATTGGTGGGACCTTCACCGATTTCATTCTCTTTGACGAAAATGAAACGGCCATCAGGCTACACAAATGTCTGACCACGCCCGATGATCCTTCCAGAGGTGCATTGGAAGGCTTGTCAGAGCTTATGAAGGCAGCCGAGACCAAGGCTTCAGCGATCAGCGAGATCGTACACGGCACCACATTGGTGACCAACGCGGTTATCGAGCGCAAGGGTGCCAAGGTCGGCATGATCACCACCAAAGGCTTCCGCGATATTCTCGAGATTGGCACGGAGCAACGCTACGACATCTACGATCTGAGGCTTGCTTTTCCTACCCCGTTGGTGGAGCGGCAATTGCGCCTTGAAGTGGAAGAGCGTGTCAGCGCAGCAGGTAACGCGGTCATCGCCCTGGATGAGAGCGCGGTCGTTGGACTGGCCAAAGAGCTCAAGGACAAGGGCTGTGAAGCCATTGCCATTTGCTTCATGCATTCCTACAGCAATCCAGACCATGAAAAGCGCGCACGCGACATCATCCATGAGACTTTCCCCGACCTGTTTGTTTCCATCTCGTCTGAAGTGGTCGCGGAAATTTCGGAATATCAGCGCTTTGTAACCACCTGCGCCAACGCCTACGTTCAGCCACTGATGGATCGCTATTTGCAGCGCCTCGAGAGCGAGCTGGCAACACAGGACTACAACGGCGTCATTCGTCTGATGCATTCAGGCGGCGGTCTCGTGTCACTGGAAACCGCACGTGCCTTCCCGATCCGCCTGCTCGAATCCGGCCCCGCCGGTGGCGCACTGGCGACGGCCTGGTTCGGGCAGAATGCCGGCCTTGATAACGTGATTTCCTTCGATATGGGCGGCACAACGGCCAAGGCCTGCATGATTGAGGATGGCAAGGTCGATATTGCCTCCTACCTTGAGGCTGGCAGGACCCATCGGTTCAAGAATGGCTCTGGTCTCCCGATCAAGGCTCCCGTTGTTGACATGATTGAAATCGGTGCTGGCGGCGGGTCAATCGCCTCCATCGACGAAGTCGGTTTGATGCAGGTCGGGCCCCATTCGGCAAGTTCCTATCCCGGTCCTGCCTGCTATGGCAATGGCGGTGACAAACCGACCGTCACCGATGCCAGTGTCGTGCTCGGCTACTATGATCCGTCTTTCTTCCTTGGCGGTCGCATGACGCTGGATCTGGAAGCAGGCCAGAAGGCCATGGAATCCATCGCCAAACCACTTGGCCTGTCCACGGTGGAAGCGGCCTGGGGGATCCATCAGGTGGTTGGCGAGAATATGGCCAACGCTGCTCGTATCCATCTCGTCGAGAAGGGCAAGGATCCTCGCGCCTATTCCATGATCGGCTTCGGCGGGGCAGGCCCGGCCTTTGCTGCACGTGTGGCCCATATCCTCGGCATTGGCGAAGTGATCATTCCACCTGCCAGTGGTGCGGCCTCTGCCTTTGGCTTCCTGACCGCACCTTTGGCCTTTGATCTGGTGCGCTCCTATCCGTTGGTGCTCTCCAAGGATGCGTCCATCGCCGAACTGGAAAGCGTCTGTGAAGCACTAGCCGAGGCAGGTCGCTCAGAGCTGCGCAGTACAGGGATCGATGCCGACAGCATCGAGATCGAACGGACCGCCGACATGCGTCTAGTCGGACAATTGCACGAAATCAACGTACCGCTCCCGTCTGGCAAGCTGGACGACGCTTCTTACGATGCGATCAAGGCCGCCTTCGAAGAGGTCTATACTGCCCGCTACACCCGCGTTCCGCAGGACGCCCGTCTGGAAATTCTCTCTGTTCGTATTCGCGCTAAAGGTCAGGACCCAGAATTGACACTCCGACAGGCCGGAGCGGGCAGTCAGGGTGGGGCGGCTCTCAAAGGTAAACGGCAGGCCTACTTTGGTGATGGCTGGGTTGAGGCATCAGTCTACGACCGCTACGCCATGCCTGCCGGTTTCACTCTTGTTGGCCCCGCCATCATCGAGGAGCGGGAATCCACCACCCTCGTGCCTCCCGGCGACAGTGTCGCGATTGACGAAACAGGCAACATCCGCATCAAGATCGCTTCGGCGACCGAAGCCAAGACGCTGGTTGATGACAACATGAGCATGGAAGAGGCGGTTGAGCGCATCACTGCCAACCCGATTGCTCTGGAAGTTATGTGGAGCCGCTTGGTCAATGTGGCCGAGGAAATGTGGTCCACCGTATGCCGGACAGCTTTTTCGCTGATCATTTCCGAAAGTCAGGACTTTGGCTGCGCCATTCTGGATGCCAACGGCGAGACACTGGCCCATTCGGCGCGCGTTATGCCGGTGTTCAATCTGACCCTGCCGATGGCAGTGAAAGCGATCATCAAACGCTACCCGGTTGAAACGATGAAGCCGGGAGATGTGTACATCACCAACGACCCATGGCTTTGTGCCGGGCATCTGTATGATCTGGCGATTGTGACGCCGGTCTTCCATCATGGCCACGTGATTGCTCTGCTGGGAACCGTTGGTCATGTGGGTGATATCGGCGGCAGCCGCGATGGCCTCAGTGTCACTGAACTCTATGAAGAAGGTCTGCAAATCCCGGCGATGAAGCTTGTCATCGAAGGGCAGGAGAACGAAGACCTGTTCCGTCTGATGGCAGACAATATCCGCGATAGCGATCAGGTTCTGGGCGATGTCCGCTCCTTCATTTCTGCCAACGAGACAGGCTCCAAACGCATGCTCAGTTTCGTTGAGGAATATGGCATGCATGATCTCAAGGCCTTTTCCTCGGTGGTGCAGGATCTGTCTGAAAAAGCCATGCGACAGACGATTTCCCAGTTGAAGGACGGAACCTATCACTCGGAAATCTCCAACAATCCGATGGGGGAAGAAATGAAATTCCCTCTCAAGATTACGGTTGCGGGAGATGAAATCGCGATTGATTTCTACGACACGCCAGCACAAACCACGAAGGGCGGCATCAACTGCACCCTGTCCTATACGACAGCTCATGCCACTTATCCGCTCAAGTGCATGTTGACGCCCAATGTGCGCGGCAACGCCGGTTGCTATCGCCCCTTCACGGTAACGGCACCCAAAGGCTCGATCCTCAATTGCGAAAAGCCCGCTCCGGTCTCCCAACGGACCAGAACTGGTTGGTATCTGGCACCAAACGTGTTCCTCGCCATGGCAGAGGCCGCGCCGGAGACGGTTCAGTCCTTCTCGGCCTTGCCAAGCCTCCTCAGCTTCTATGGCAAGTCGGACGAGGGTCGGCTGTTCTATGAATTGCTGCTTCTGGGCGGCGGGCAGGGCGCCTCTGCCAATCAGGACGGAAAGTCCTCCCTGCTATGGCCAACCTCTGCGGCGACCTCCTCTTTGGAAATGCTGGAAACACGGTCACCAATTATCGTATGGGAAAAGGCTCTTGTCTGTGACAGCGCAGGTGCCGGTCAGTTCCGCGGTGGTCTGGGGGTTCGTGTTTCGGTTTCCCAACTCAACGATGAGGGCCGCCCCATCACGGCGATCGTCCAGCCCGAAGGGGTTGGGATCCCCGTTGCGGGCCTGTTCGGCGGCCTCAGCGGTGAGGCGTCGCACGGCGTGATCAAAAGCAGGACCAGCGGCAGCGTCGAACATGACTGCGGCACGGGCGAAGTGCTCGATCTTGTCGGCAGTGACATGGTCATCGAATTGCAACTGGCTGGCGGTTCGGGCTTTGGGGATCCACTCAAGCGCGATCCCGACATGATCCGCGAAGACATCACTCAAGGCTATGTCAGCCCGTTGGCTGCCAAAAAGCTCTACGGCTTCAATCAAAACTGA